One stretch of Chryseobacterium indologenes DNA includes these proteins:
- a CDS encoding coiled-coil domain-containing protein, whose amino-acid sequence MDSTYFFSAFGTFGNPNGFRQSFFLGGNQNIAKEIRTFDLKTDAIKLFPQSTIYSIRKDYAGGSNLISYTVYTFAKEQNSDRGGTFIGSSLLFVNKIASEGLIISALNDFQSILEKNNLSEGIITVNHSDQFSIQKPKDFDKIGFNVREVEELDFTRSGNHYLVVYCETNAAQLQTFFNKSIDLLNVYDTIYFTQSHEIGEFVKQKGIFKIVDADGFKKELDNLEEEKRRILQNAIVDLTKEKQSLKDEKTKLLEELNRQISQNEKRHQDNEAKIKDSKNGIEIINKEYDQYSEKIEKIIRDLTADGKIETAKKRHQENKQAFTNVIHQNRTIESLSPLSPPSNGRIQPAKDNQPYAHGLSGFHSSGRNQEKEFRIDGFKVATLILSLLLIGTFALCFIWMPEKYLEIFPK is encoded by the coding sequence ATGGACAGTACGTATTTTTTCTCTGCATTCGGTACTTTTGGCAACCCGAATGGCTTCAGACAATCCTTTTTTTTAGGTGGAAATCAGAACATCGCTAAAGAAATCAGAACATTTGATCTTAAGACTGATGCCATCAAACTGTTTCCTCAAAGCACTATTTACTCCATACGAAAAGACTATGCCGGAGGAAGCAACCTTATCTCCTACACTGTTTATACCTTTGCAAAAGAACAAAATTCAGACAGAGGCGGAACTTTTATAGGTTCAAGCTTACTTTTTGTGAATAAAATTGCTTCTGAAGGACTTATTATCAGCGCATTAAATGATTTTCAGAGTATTCTTGAAAAAAATAATTTGTCAGAAGGTATTATTACCGTTAATCATTCTGATCAGTTTTCCATTCAAAAACCTAAAGATTTTGACAAAATAGGGTTCAACGTACGGGAAGTGGAGGAACTCGATTTTACCCGATCCGGTAATCACTATCTTGTTGTTTACTGTGAGACTAATGCTGCTCAGCTTCAGACCTTTTTCAATAAATCTATTGACCTTTTAAACGTTTATGATACGATTTATTTTACTCAAAGCCATGAAATTGGAGAATTTGTAAAGCAAAAAGGAATCTTTAAAATTGTAGATGCAGATGGTTTTAAAAAGGAACTGGATAACCTTGAAGAAGAAAAACGCCGTATCCTTCAAAATGCGATTGTAGACCTTACAAAAGAAAAACAAAGTTTAAAGGATGAAAAAACAAAGCTGCTTGAGGAACTCAACAGGCAAATCTCACAAAATGAAAAACGGCATCAGGACAATGAGGCCAAAATAAAAGACTCCAAAAACGGAATTGAAATCATCAATAAAGAATACGATCAATATTCAGAAAAAATTGAAAAAATAATCCGGGATCTTACCGCTGATGGAAAGATAGAAACGGCAAAAAAAAGGCATCAGGAAAATAAACAAGCATTTACCAATGTTATTCATCAAAACAGGACTATAGAATCCCTATCTCCACTCTCCCCTCCATCCAATGGAAGAATACAGCCAGCAAAAGATAACCAGCCTTATGCCCATGGACTTTCGGGTTTTCATAGCTCAGGCAGAAATCAGGAAAAAGAGTTCAGAATAGATGGTTTTAAAGTCGCCACGTTAATTTTATCGTTACTGTTGATCGGAACCTTCGCCTTATGTTTCATCTGGATGCCGGAGAAATATTTAGAAATATTCCCTAAATAA
- a CDS encoding class A beta-lactamase-related serine hydrolase, with product MTKTVSFALLFFFLFIHHIQAQLPKTDPLYRTIMSKDSLLFSVGFNTCNSQQTEAVLSDNFEFYHDKDGFSYKKKFITDFKNGLCKAPDVYRSKRLLIDKSTEIYPMFKDGKVYAAVQNGEHLFYEKEGKHAEKLVGEAKFTNFWLLENNDWKLAKSLSFDHHAKEAIEQGMIFNNDQEIESWLEQNKIPTLGMGIIEDGALKQIKVFGEIKKGISAPYNTYFNVASLTKPVTAMVALRLVSLGKWKLDEPLDVYWTDPDIANDPRHKKLSTRLILSHQTGFPNWRWMNTDKKLNFQFEPGTHYQYSGEGFEYLRKALEKKFKKTLEQLAQELIFQPIQMNDTSYIWDQNTDESRFAIGYNEEGKPYPTEKNTRANAADDLHTTIEDYGKFMVSLMTGKNLKPEVFQEMIRKQVKTKENKYFGLGLEIYDLGEGEYALSHGGADQGTRCIAFVLPKSGKGLLIFTNADNGYKVYEKLVLHYLGEEGRKIADIESK from the coding sequence ATGACAAAGACAGTCTCATTCGCCCTTCTTTTTTTCTTTCTGTTTATTCATCATATTCAAGCTCAATTGCCCAAAACAGATCCCCTTTACCGGACCATAATGTCAAAGGATAGCCTTCTTTTTTCTGTAGGATTTAATACCTGTAACAGCCAACAGACTGAAGCTGTTCTCAGTGATAATTTTGAGTTTTATCATGATAAAGATGGTTTTTCATATAAAAAGAAATTCATAACCGATTTTAAAAACGGTCTGTGTAAAGCTCCTGATGTTTACCGTTCCAAAAGACTTCTTATTGATAAAAGTACTGAAATCTATCCGATGTTTAAAGATGGAAAAGTGTATGCAGCGGTGCAGAACGGAGAACACCTTTTTTACGAAAAAGAGGGGAAACACGCTGAAAAATTAGTTGGTGAAGCTAAGTTTACCAATTTTTGGCTTTTGGAAAATAATGACTGGAAATTAGCAAAGTCACTGAGTTTCGATCATCATGCTAAAGAAGCCATTGAGCAGGGAATGATTTTTAATAACGACCAGGAAATAGAAAGTTGGTTGGAGCAAAATAAAATTCCAACACTTGGAATGGGAATTATTGAAGATGGAGCGTTGAAACAGATTAAAGTCTTTGGTGAGATTAAAAAAGGAATTTCAGCTCCATATAATACCTATTTCAATGTAGCTTCCCTTACCAAGCCTGTTACAGCAATGGTGGCATTACGTCTGGTAAGTCTTGGGAAATGGAAACTGGATGAGCCTTTGGATGTGTACTGGACAGACCCGGATATTGCTAATGATCCAAGGCATAAAAAGCTATCAACCCGACTTATCCTTTCTCATCAAACCGGATTTCCCAACTGGAGATGGATGAATACTGACAAAAAACTCAATTTTCAGTTTGAGCCGGGAACTCACTATCAATACTCAGGAGAAGGGTTTGAATACCTGCGAAAAGCTTTGGAAAAGAAATTCAAAAAAACATTAGAGCAACTTGCCCAGGAACTGATTTTTCAACCGATTCAAATGAATGATACTAGCTATATCTGGGATCAGAATACTGATGAATCCAGATTTGCAATTGGATATAATGAAGAAGGAAAACCTTATCCAACAGAAAAGAATACCAGAGCCAATGCTGCTGATGATCTGCATACAACGATAGAAGATTACGGAAAGTTTATGGTTAGTTTGATGACAGGCAAGAATCTGAAGCCGGAAGTTTTCCAGGAAATGATAAGGAAACAAGTTAAAACTAAAGAAAATAAATATTTCGGATTAGGTTTGGAAATTTATGATCTGGGTGAGGGAGAATATGCATTATCCCATGGTGGAGCGGATCAAGGTACCAGATGTATTGCTTTTGTATTGCCAAAATCAGGAAAAGGGCTTTTGATCTTTACTAATGCAGATAATGGCTATAAAGTCTATGAAAAGCTGGTTCTTCATTATCTGGGTGAGGAAGGGCGAAAAATTGCAGATATAGAAAGTAAATGA